A genome region from Pseudomonas anguilliseptica includes the following:
- a CDS encoding tetratricopeptide repeat protein, whose amino-acid sequence MYRLLLLIALCGAGAAHAAGQSVDPGVFRALDTAQTAQKKGDYAAARRALDAAKGTPGSLEEALLWRSRGYLAWAEGQNAQAIELLEKVLKSGKLDAELQAAEELNLARLNLVERRYARVVTLLAPGQANANEEVLQMLVQAYQGLGQPAKALPLAERYVQANPQAADSWLQFLVAINADVKRYPAAERWQRQLLARQPNNSQGWRQLAALQQLSGSHDKSLATLRAAYQKGLRFSESELDNLVLLAGAADQPWQGAKLLAGMLDQGLLPRTSAREERLGLLWWQARERGQAALVFRDLAQRSGAAKHWLHLAQLELEQARWQAGLDALAKAERAGAERSKVRARRQWAESELSYQRDKRIASAG is encoded by the coding sequence ATGTATCGACTACTGTTGCTGATCGCGCTGTGTGGCGCAGGTGCTGCGCATGCCGCTGGGCAGAGTGTTGATCCGGGCGTGTTTCGCGCGCTGGATACGGCGCAGACCGCACAGAAGAAAGGCGACTACGCCGCCGCGCGCCGTGCTCTGGATGCCGCCAAGGGCACGCCGGGTAGCCTGGAAGAAGCGCTGCTGTGGCGCAGCCGCGGTTATCTGGCCTGGGCCGAGGGGCAGAATGCCCAGGCCATCGAGTTGCTGGAAAAGGTACTGAAGAGCGGCAAGCTGGATGCCGAGCTGCAGGCTGCCGAAGAGCTGAACCTGGCCCGCCTGAATCTGGTCGAGCGCCGCTACGCCCGCGTCGTGACCCTGCTCGCGCCGGGGCAGGCCAACGCCAATGAAGAGGTGCTGCAGATGCTGGTGCAGGCCTATCAGGGCCTCGGCCAGCCGGCCAAGGCGCTGCCGCTGGCCGAGCGCTATGTGCAGGCCAATCCGCAGGCCGCCGACAGCTGGTTGCAGTTCTTAGTCGCAATAAATGCGGACGTTAAACGCTATCCAGCCGCCGAGCGCTGGCAGCGCCAGTTGCTCGCACGCCAGCCGAATAACAGCCAGGGCTGGCGTCAGCTGGCGGCCTTGCAGCAGCTGAGCGGAAGCCATGACAAGTCGTTGGCGACCTTGCGCGCCGCCTACCAGAAGGGCCTGCGGTTCAGCGAAAGCGAGCTGGATAACCTGGTGCTGCTGGCCGGCGCGGCCGATCAACCCTGGCAGGGCGCCAAGCTGCTCGCCGGCATGCTCGATCAGGGCCTGTTGCCGCGCACCAGTGCCCGTGAGGAACGATTGGGGCTGCTCTGGTGGCAAGCCCGTGAACGGGGTCAGGCCGCGCTGGTGTTCCGTGACCTGGCGCAACGCTCGGGCGCGGCCAAGCATTGGCTGCACCTGGCCCAGCTGGAACTGGAGCAGGCGCGCTGGCAAGCCGGACTCGACGCCCTGGCCAAGGCCGAACGTGCCGGTGCCGAACGCAGCAAGGTGCGCGCCCGGCGCCAGTGGGCGGAGAGTGAGCTGAGTTATCAGCGTGACAAGCGCATCGCCAGCGCCGGCTAG
- a CDS encoding YbaY family lipoprotein, whose translation MKAPKPLQPLILVSLTALLAACASDSPPPVKPTLPAPVQAPADVAPLPAYQRELSGSLMNVPNAADIELALLAVDQRGRPQALLGNIQLRGTGNPLAFRLPFNPETFNKHSRIELHGRANQAGRLILRLPAQPIARSETQALGKLRLVPAP comes from the coding sequence ATGAAAGCCCCTAAGCCGCTGCAACCGCTGATTCTTGTGAGTCTGACCGCGCTGCTGGCGGCCTGCGCCAGCGACAGCCCGCCGCCCGTAAAACCCACCTTGCCCGCCCCTGTTCAAGCCCCTGCGGACGTGGCGCCACTGCCGGCCTATCAGCGCGAACTGAGCGGCAGCCTGATGAATGTACCCAACGCAGCGGATATCGAGCTGGCCCTGCTGGCCGTCGATCAACGCGGCCGGCCGCAAGCGCTGCTGGGCAATATCCAACTGCGCGGCACCGGTAACCCGCTAGCGTTTCGCTTGCCGTTCAATCCGGAAACCTTCAACAAGCACAGCCGCATTGAGCTACACGGCCGCGCCAATCAGGCCGGCCGGCTGATTCTGCGCCTGCCTGCACAGCCCATTGCGCGCAGCGAAACCCAGGCCCTCGGCAAGTTGCGCCTGGTGCCGGCGCCATGA
- a CDS encoding riboflavin synthase, with the protein MFTGIVEAIGSIRALTPKGGDVRVYVETGKLDLGDVKLGDSIAVNGVCLTAVELPGDGFWADVSRETLAHTAFISLKAGSKVNLEKALTPTSRLGGHLVSGHVDGVGEVVARADNARAVQFTIRAPRELAKYIAHKGSITVDGTSLTVNAVNGAEFELTIVPHTLAETIMVDYRPGSQVNLEVDLLARYLERLLLGDKAAEPKASGMTASFLAEHGYLNK; encoded by the coding sequence ATGTTTACCGGAATAGTCGAAGCCATAGGCAGCATCCGCGCGCTGACGCCCAAGGGTGGCGATGTGCGGGTCTATGTGGAAACCGGCAAGCTGGATCTTGGTGACGTCAAGCTCGGTGACAGCATTGCGGTCAATGGCGTATGTCTGACAGCCGTGGAGCTGCCGGGTGATGGTTTCTGGGCCGATGTCAGCCGCGAAACTCTGGCGCATACCGCCTTTATCAGCTTGAAAGCCGGTAGCAAGGTCAATCTGGAGAAGGCGCTGACGCCTACCAGTCGCCTTGGCGGGCACTTGGTCAGCGGCCATGTGGATGGCGTTGGTGAAGTTGTCGCCCGCGCCGATAACGCTCGCGCCGTGCAGTTCACCATTCGCGCGCCGCGCGAGCTGGCCAAGTACATCGCCCACAAGGGCTCGATCACCGTTGATGGCACCAGCCTGACGGTCAATGCGGTCAATGGCGCCGAGTTCGAGTTGACCATCGTGCCGCATACCCTGGCTGAGACCATCATGGTCGATTATCGCCCTGGCAGTCAGGTCAACCTTGAAGTCGACCTGCTGGCCCGTTACCTGGAGCGTCTGCTGCTCGGTGACAAGGCCGCCGAACCGAAGGCCTCGGGCATGACTGCAAGTTTTCTCGCCGAACACGGCTACCTGAACAAATAA
- a CDS encoding DUF3299 domain-containing protein, whose product MHRSLLATLLLTLALPLAAAEVRELTWSEMVPADAPPQVTEPAPIHDLSQLADALAESGPAAMQQSPAAPVVQALDGQSVKLPGYIVPLDVTDEGRVTEFLLVPYFGACIHVPPPPSNQIVHVTSELGVLLDALYQPFWIEGPLKVEQTSSELAEAGYQMEAEKIYAYELPDS is encoded by the coding sequence ATGCACCGCTCTCTGCTCGCCACTCTGCTGCTTACCCTGGCCCTGCCGCTGGCTGCCGCCGAGGTGCGCGAGCTGACCTGGTCGGAAATGGTCCCGGCCGACGCACCGCCACAAGTCACTGAACCGGCACCGATCCACGACCTCTCGCAGCTGGCCGACGCACTCGCCGAATCCGGCCCGGCGGCCATGCAGCAATCGCCTGCCGCGCCGGTGGTGCAGGCGCTGGATGGCCAATCGGTAAAACTGCCGGGCTATATCGTGCCGCTGGATGTCACCGATGAAGGCCGGGTGACCGAGTTCCTGCTGGTGCCGTACTTCGGCGCGTGCATCCATGTACCGCCACCGCCGTCGAACCAGATCGTCCACGTCACCAGCGAGCTGGGTGTGCTGCTGGATGCGCTGTATCAGCCGTTCTGGATCGAAGGCCCGCTCAAGGTTGAACAGACCAGTAGCGAACTGGCCGAAGCGGGCTACCAGATGGAGGCGGAAAAGATTTACGCCTATGAGCTGCCGGATAGCTGA
- the trxA gene encoding thioredoxin has protein sequence MSTSPYIVDIAGSASFEQLVIENSFQKPVLVDFWAEWCAPCKALMPLLAKITEEYNGELLLAKVNCDIEQDIVARFGIRSLPTVVLFKNGQPVDGFAGAQPESAIREMLKPHVAEPAPAAADPMEAAQALFSEGRFADAEALLKVLLTENNEHAAALILYARCLAERGELGEAEAVLGTVKGDEHKQALAGARAQLTFLRQASELPDVASLKTRLAQNADDDEASYQLAIQQLARQHYEPALEALLKLFIRNRSYADGLPHKTLLQVFDLLGNDHPLVTAYRRKLYQAIY, from the coding sequence ATGAGCACTTCCCCTTACATCGTTGATATCGCAGGCAGCGCCAGCTTTGAACAGCTGGTGATCGAGAACTCCTTCCAGAAGCCGGTACTGGTGGATTTTTGGGCCGAGTGGTGCGCGCCGTGCAAAGCACTGATGCCGCTGCTGGCGAAGATCACCGAGGAATACAACGGCGAACTGCTGCTGGCCAAGGTCAACTGCGATATCGAGCAGGACATCGTTGCGCGCTTCGGCATCCGCAGCCTGCCGACCGTGGTGCTGTTCAAGAATGGCCAGCCGGTGGACGGCTTTGCGGGTGCGCAGCCGGAGTCGGCGATTCGCGAGATGCTCAAGCCGCATGTGGCCGAACCAGCTCCTGCGGCTGCCGACCCGATGGAAGCGGCGCAGGCGCTGTTCAGCGAAGGCCGCTTTGCCGACGCCGAAGCGCTGCTCAAGGTGCTCCTGACAGAAAACAATGAACACGCTGCCGCACTGATTCTCTATGCGCGCTGCCTGGCTGAGCGCGGCGAGCTGGGCGAAGCCGAAGCGGTGCTGGGCACAGTCAAAGGCGATGAACATAAACAGGCGCTGGCCGGTGCCCGTGCGCAGCTGACCTTCCTGCGCCAGGCCAGCGAGCTGCCGGACGTCGCCAGCCTGAAAACCCGCCTGGCGCAGAACGCCGATGATGATGAAGCGAGCTACCAGCTCGCGATCCAGCAACTGGCGCGTCAGCACTACGAACCGGCGCTGGAAGCCCTGCTCAAGCTGTTTATCCGCAACCGCAGCTACGCAGACGGCCTGCCACACAAGACCCTGCTGCAAGTCTTCGACCTGCTGGGCAATGACCACCCGCTGGTCACGGCCTACCGTCGCAAGCTGTACCAGGCGATTTACTAG
- the ribBA gene encoding bifunctional 3,4-dihydroxy-2-butanone-4-phosphate synthase/GTP cyclohydrolase II, with protein sequence MALNSIEELVEDIRAGKMVILMDDEDRENEGDLIIASECVTAEHINFMARFARGLICMPMTRERCETLKLPLMAPRNGSGFGTKFTVSIEAAEGVTTGISAADRARTVQAAAAKHAKADDIVSPGHIFPLMAQPGGVLARAGHTEAACDLARMGGFEPSGVICEIMNDDGTMSRRPELEVFAAEHGIKIGTIADLIHYRLIHERTVERVSEQVLDSELGQFNLVTYRDSVENDVHMALTLGEICAEEPTLVRVHNMDPLRDLFMVNQPGRWSLRAAMAEVAKDGSGVVLLLGNPLAGPDLLAHLERQLGGEAKVANPTTYSTVGAGSQILRDLGVRKMRLMSSPMKFNAISGFDLEVVEYLPSK encoded by the coding sequence ATGGCTCTTAACAGTATCGAAGAACTGGTCGAAGACATCCGCGCCGGCAAGATGGTCATCCTGATGGATGACGAGGACCGCGAGAATGAAGGCGATCTGATCATCGCCTCCGAGTGCGTCACCGCCGAACATATCAATTTCATGGCGCGCTTCGCCCGTGGCCTGATCTGCATGCCGATGACCCGCGAGCGCTGCGAAACCCTCAAACTGCCGCTGATGGCGCCGCGCAACGGTTCCGGTTTTGGCACCAAGTTCACTGTCTCCATCGAGGCCGCAGAAGGCGTGACCACCGGCATCTCTGCTGCCGACCGCGCGCGTACCGTGCAGGCCGCCGCCGCCAAGCACGCCAAGGCCGACGACATCGTCAGCCCTGGCCATATCTTCCCGCTGATGGCTCAGCCTGGCGGTGTGCTGGCCCGTGCCGGCCACACCGAAGCGGCCTGCGACCTGGCGCGTATGGGCGGTTTCGAGCCGAGTGGGGTGATCTGCGAAATCATGAACGACGACGGCACCATGTCGCGTCGCCCTGAGCTGGAAGTCTTCGCTGCCGAGCACGGCATCAAGATCGGCACCATTGCTGACCTGATCCACTACCGCTTGATCCACGAACGTACCGTTGAGCGCGTCAGCGAACAGGTGCTCGACAGCGAGCTGGGCCAGTTCAATCTGGTGACCTATCGTGACTCGGTGGAGAACGACGTGCACATGGCCCTGACCCTGGGCGAAATCTGCGCGGAAGAGCCAACGCTGGTACGGGTGCACAACATGGACCCGCTGCGCGACCTGTTTATGGTCAACCAGCCGGGCCGCTGGAGTCTGCGTGCAGCCATGGCCGAAGTGGCCAAGGATGGCAGCGGCGTGGTGCTGTTGTTGGGCAACCCGCTGGCCGGGCCAGATCTGCTGGCTCACCTGGAGCGCCAGTTGGGTGGTGAGGCGAAAGTCGCCAATCCGACCACCTACAGCACCGTCGGTGCCGGTTCGCAGATTCTGCGCGACCTCGGCGTGCGCAAGATGCGCCTGATGAGTTCGCCGATGAAGTTCAATGCAATATCCGGTTTCGATCTGGAAGTTGTAGAATACTTGCCCTCCAAATAA
- a CDS encoding ABC transporter ATP-binding protein has product MSSALIQLSHLGFAWPGQPELLDIDTFTLQRAESLFLKGPSGSGKTTLLGLLGGVQKPNRGSIRLLDQDLSALSASARDRFRVDHTGYIFQQFNLLPFLSVRENVELPCHFSKLRASRAVQRHGSVAKATNALLAHLGLHQPELLQRRAGDLSIGQQQRVAAARALIGQPELVIADEPTSALDADAREAFLELLFAECREAGSSLLFVSHDQSLARLFDRSLSLAELNKATRPADH; this is encoded by the coding sequence ATGAGTTCAGCCCTGATCCAACTGTCCCACCTCGGCTTTGCCTGGCCCGGCCAGCCCGAGCTGCTGGACATTGACACGTTCACCCTGCAACGCGCCGAAAGCCTGTTTCTCAAAGGCCCCAGCGGCAGCGGCAAGACCACCTTGCTGGGCCTGCTCGGCGGCGTACAGAAACCCAATCGCGGCAGCATCCGCCTGCTCGATCAGGACCTCAGCGCACTGTCCGCCAGCGCCCGCGACCGTTTCCGCGTCGATCACACCGGCTACATCTTCCAGCAGTTCAACTTGCTGCCGTTTCTCTCGGTGCGTGAGAACGTCGAGCTGCCTTGCCATTTTTCCAAACTGCGCGCCAGCCGCGCTGTGCAGCGCCATGGCAGCGTGGCCAAGGCCACCAACGCCCTGCTCGCCCACCTGGGCTTGCACCAGCCGGAGTTGCTGCAGCGCCGCGCCGGTGATCTGTCGATCGGCCAGCAACAGCGCGTGGCGGCGGCGCGTGCGCTGATCGGCCAGCCTGAGTTGGTGATCGCCGATGAACCCACCTCGGCGCTGGATGCGGATGCCCGCGAAGCCTTTCTCGAACTGCTGTTCGCCGAATGCCGCGAAGCGGGCTCCAGCCTGCTGTTTGTCAGCCACGACCAGAGCCTGGCGCGCTTATTCGACCGCAGCCTGTCGCTCGCCGAGCTGAACAAAGCCACTCGCCCCGCAGACCATTGA
- a CDS encoding ExbD/TolR family protein, which yields MRMRRHHQQDEDTGIDLTPMLDVVFIMLIFFIVTSSFIKEAGVEVQRPQAETASPQDKGNILIAITADGQVWMDKKVVDVRSVRAHVERMRVDQPDGAVVVQADQDARTGLVVQVMDQARLAGVHDVALAATAGAL from the coding sequence ATGAGAATGCGCCGTCACCACCAGCAAGACGAAGACACCGGCATCGACCTGACGCCGATGCTCGACGTGGTCTTTATCATGCTGATCTTCTTTATCGTCACCAGCTCCTTTATCAAGGAAGCCGGCGTCGAAGTGCAGCGGCCCCAGGCGGAAACCGCCAGCCCGCAGGACAAAGGCAATATCCTTATCGCCATCACCGCCGATGGGCAGGTGTGGATGGACAAGAAAGTCGTCGACGTACGCAGCGTGCGCGCCCATGTCGAGCGCATGCGCGTCGACCAGCCGGACGGCGCCGTGGTGGTGCAGGCGGATCAGGACGCGCGTACCGGCCTGGTGGTGCAGGTGATGGATCAGGCGCGCCTGGCCGGTGTGCATGACGTGGCCTTGGCCGCTACGGCGGGAGCGCTTTGA
- the ribD gene encoding bifunctional diaminohydroxyphosphoribosylaminopyrimidine deaminase/5-amino-6-(5-phosphoribosylamino)uracil reductase RibD — MNSDHAFMARALELARKGLYSTHPNPRVGCVIVRDGRIVGEGWHARAGEPHAEVHALRQAGEKARGATAYVTLEPCSHHGRTPPCADALINAGITRVVAAMQDPNPQVGGDGLLRLMHAGIAVQSGVLEVEARALNAGFIKRMEQGLPFVRVKLAMSLDGRTAMASGESQWITGPAARAAVQRLRARSSAVLTGADTVLADDARLTVRADELGLGAELRALAQTRPPLRVLVDGRLRVPLSVPFFQAGAAMVATCAAASARDRYLDDGHELLAVPGSNGHVDLRRLLVELASRGANEVLVEAGPRLAGAFARLGLVDEYQLFVAPKLLGSSARPLLDLPLARMADAPALKIVEMRAVGDDWRIIAVPQPAV, encoded by the coding sequence ATGAATTCAGATCACGCCTTTATGGCTCGCGCGCTGGAGCTGGCCCGTAAAGGCCTGTACTCCACCCACCCCAATCCGCGCGTTGGCTGCGTGATCGTGCGTGATGGGCGCATTGTTGGCGAAGGCTGGCATGCCCGCGCAGGCGAGCCGCACGCCGAAGTACACGCGCTGCGCCAGGCCGGCGAAAAGGCCCGTGGCGCAACCGCCTACGTCACCCTGGAACCCTGTAGCCATCATGGGCGCACGCCTCCGTGCGCCGATGCGCTGATCAATGCCGGTATCACCCGCGTCGTAGCCGCCATGCAGGACCCTAACCCGCAGGTCGGTGGTGATGGCCTGCTGCGCTTGATGCACGCCGGTATTGCGGTGCAGAGCGGCGTGCTCGAGGTTGAAGCGCGGGCGCTGAATGCCGGCTTTATCAAACGAATGGAACAAGGCCTGCCGTTTGTGCGGGTCAAGCTGGCGATGAGCCTGGATGGGCGCACTGCCATGGCCAGCGGCGAAAGCCAGTGGATTACCGGCCCGGCCGCGCGTGCCGCGGTGCAGCGCCTGCGCGCCCGTTCCAGCGCGGTGTTGACCGGTGCCGACACGGTGCTGGCTGATGATGCGCGCCTGACTGTGCGCGCCGATGAGCTGGGCCTGGGCGCCGAGCTGAGAGCCCTGGCGCAGACTCGTCCACCGCTGCGAGTGCTGGTCGATGGGCGTTTGCGCGTGCCGCTCAGCGTGCCGTTCTTTCAGGCTGGTGCCGCCATGGTGGCGACCTGCGCGGCGGCTTCGGCGCGTGATCGCTATCTGGACGATGGACACGAACTATTGGCCGTACCGGGCAGCAACGGGCATGTTGACTTGCGTCGGCTGCTGGTCGAACTGGCCAGTCGTGGCGCTAATGAGGTGCTGGTGGAGGCCGGGCCGCGTCTGGCCGGGGCGTTTGCCCGTCTGGGCCTGGTGGATGAGTACCAGCTGTTTGTGGCGCCCAAACTGCTTGGGTCCAGTGCGCGGCCGTTGCTCGACCTGCCGTTAGCGCGGATGGCCGATGCCCCTGCGCTGAAAATAGTCGAGATGCGCGCAGTCGGTGATGACTGGCGGATTATCGCGGTACCTCAGCCGGCTGTTTGA
- a CDS encoding DUF2796 domain-containing protein yields the protein MRRLLLALPFALLPFAALAAEHSHEHDHDHAEHGSLDAHEHGAAQLNVVLDGKMLHLQLDSPAMNLVGFEHAAKTDADKAKVAAARSQLQQPQALFGVNAGDCNISKQELESPLFAEHKHEEHHEHDHGSEHSEIHAHYSLDCQKPEELKQLDLGELFKRFPATEKIQVQLIGPNGQLGLELTPAQPTLSF from the coding sequence ATGCGCCGCCTGCTACTTGCCCTGCCTTTCGCCCTACTGCCCTTTGCCGCCCTTGCTGCTGAACACAGCCATGAACACGACCATGATCACGCCGAGCACGGCAGCCTGGATGCCCATGAACATGGCGCGGCACAGCTGAATGTGGTGCTTGACGGCAAGATGCTGCACTTGCAGCTGGATAGCCCGGCGATGAACCTGGTGGGCTTCGAGCATGCCGCCAAGACTGACGCCGACAAAGCCAAGGTTGCAGCTGCGCGCAGCCAGCTGCAACAACCGCAGGCGCTGTTCGGCGTGAACGCTGGCGACTGCAATATCAGCAAACAGGAGCTGGAAAGCCCACTTTTTGCTGAGCATAAGCACGAAGAACACCATGAGCACGACCATGGCAGCGAGCACAGCGAGATCCACGCGCACTACAGCCTCGACTGCCAGAAGCCTGAAGAACTAAAACAACTCGACCTCGGCGAGCTGTTCAAGCGCTTCCCCGCCACCGAGAAAATTCAGGTACAACTGATCGGCCCGAATGGCCAACTGGGTCTGGAGCTGACGCCCGCACAGCCGACCCTGAGTTTCTAA
- the nrdR gene encoding transcriptional regulator NrdR: MHCPFCGANDTKVIDSRLVAEGEQVRRRRECQACEERFTTFETAELVMPRLIKQDGSRQPFDEDKLRAGMQRALEKRPVSIERLEAAIAHIKHKLRATGEREIKSLVLGELVMGELQKLDEVAYIRFASVYNRFQDLNEFREEIDRLSREPVKG, from the coding sequence ATGCACTGTCCCTTCTGCGGTGCCAATGACACCAAAGTGATCGACTCGCGCCTGGTTGCCGAGGGTGAGCAGGTGCGTCGTCGGCGTGAATGCCAGGCCTGTGAAGAGCGTTTCACCACTTTTGAAACCGCCGAACTGGTGATGCCGCGTCTGATCAAGCAGGACGGCAGTCGCCAACCCTTCGATGAAGACAAGCTGCGCGCTGGTATGCAGCGTGCGCTGGAGAAGCGTCCGGTGAGTATCGAGCGCCTGGAAGCGGCCATCGCCCATATCAAACACAAGCTGCGCGCCACCGGCGAGCGCGAGATCAAATCGCTGGTGCTCGGTGAGCTGGTCATGGGGGAGCTGCAGAAGCTCGATGAAGTCGCCTATATCCGTTTTGCCTCGGTGTACAACCGCTTTCAAGACCTCAACGAGTTCCGTGAGGAAATCGACCGTCTGTCCCGCGAACCTGTCAAAGGTTGA
- a CDS encoding ABC transporter permease gives MYLLRLALASLGNRRFTAWLTVFAIALSVCLLLAVERVRTEARASFANTISGTDLIVGARSGSVNLLLYSVFRIGNSTNNIRWDSFEQFAKHRQVKWAIPISLGDSHRGYRVMGTSPAYFEHYRYARSQQLQLSSGRAFADDPFEVVLGAEVAQALNYQLNQELVLAHGVATISLVKHDDKPFKVVGILKRTGTPVDRTLHISLAGMEALHVDWQNGMPARGAAKVSAEQARAMDLQPKQITAFLLGLNSKIATFSLQREINEFRGEPLLAILPGVALQELWSLMGTAEKALFVVSLFVVLTGLIGMLTAILTSLNERRREMAILRSVGARPWHIASLLIVEAFALALAGVLLGLLLLYLGIAGAQGYVQANYGLYLPLNLPTRYEWTLLGAILSAALLMGCVPAWRAYRQSLADGLSIRL, from the coding sequence ATGTATCTACTGCGCCTCGCCCTCGCCAGCCTGGGCAACCGCCGCTTTACCGCCTGGCTGACGGTGTTCGCCATCGCGCTCTCTGTATGCCTGTTGCTCGCGGTCGAGCGGGTACGCACCGAAGCTCGCGCCAGCTTTGCCAACACCATCAGCGGCACCGACCTGATTGTCGGTGCGCGTTCGGGCAGCGTGAACCTGCTGCTTTATTCGGTATTTCGTATCGGCAATTCCACCAACAATATTCGCTGGGACAGCTTCGAGCAGTTTGCCAAGCACCGTCAGGTCAAATGGGCCATCCCGATCTCGTTGGGCGACTCGCACCGTGGCTATCGGGTAATGGGCACCAGCCCGGCGTACTTCGAACACTATCGTTATGCCCGCAGCCAACAACTGCAGCTGAGCAGCGGCCGCGCCTTTGCCGATGATCCGTTTGAAGTGGTGCTCGGCGCGGAAGTGGCGCAAGCGCTCAATTACCAGCTCAATCAGGAACTGGTGCTGGCCCACGGCGTGGCCACCATCAGCCTGGTCAAGCATGACGACAAACCGTTCAAGGTGGTCGGCATCCTCAAACGCACCGGCACCCCAGTGGACCGCACCCTGCATATTTCCCTGGCCGGAATGGAAGCCCTGCACGTCGACTGGCAGAACGGCATGCCGGCACGCGGCGCGGCCAAAGTCAGTGCCGAGCAGGCGCGGGCCATGGACCTGCAACCCAAGCAGATCACCGCCTTTCTGCTAGGCCTCAATAGCAAGATTGCCACCTTCAGCCTGCAACGGGAGATCAACGAATTTCGTGGCGAGCCGCTGCTGGCAATCCTCCCTGGCGTGGCGCTGCAGGAGTTGTGGAGTCTGATGGGTACCGCCGAGAAGGCGCTGTTTGTGGTTTCACTGTTCGTAGTGCTAACCGGGCTGATCGGCATGCTTACGGCGATTCTCACCAGCCTGAACGAACGCCGTCGGGAAATGGCGATTCTGCGCTCGGTCGGCGCACGGCCCTGGCATATCGCCAGCCTGCTGATCGTCGAAGCTTTTGCCCTGGCCTTGGCTGGCGTACTGCTCGGTTTGCTGTTGCTGTACCTGGGCATCGCCGGGGCGCAGGGCTATGTGCAGGCGAATTACGGCCTGTACCTGCCACTGAATCTGCCAACCCGCTATGAGTGGACGCTGCTCGGCGCTATCCTGAGCGCCGCCCTGCTGATGGGCTGTGTACCGGCCTGGCGCGCGTACCGCCAGTCCCTGGCCGATGGCTTATCGATCCGTTTATGA
- a CDS encoding energy transducer TonB, translating to MRLPLSFVAACVMALALFGLMLYMVAPPSSKPSEEPLTVANFVRLDGDSSDTATRTRQQAPQPPQAQPPQTQTPSTPMTATPSANLPALDLPVPSLSSGIAVNSAPTPSLTGLAAGASAPSAPAPSDAGGQPGGPESEVMPLNDVSPDYPRYALQRGIEGHVKLAFTINRAGAVENLRVIEASPQNVFEREARRAAVRWRFAPRTESGLAVAREAVKTLYFRLEGGR from the coding sequence ATGCGTTTGCCACTGTCTTTTGTCGCGGCCTGTGTGATGGCGCTGGCGCTGTTCGGCCTGATGCTCTACATGGTCGCGCCGCCCAGCAGCAAGCCGAGTGAGGAACCGCTGACGGTGGCCAATTTCGTCCGTCTCGACGGCGACTCCAGCGATACCGCGACGCGCACTCGCCAGCAGGCACCGCAACCGCCGCAAGCGCAACCGCCGCAAACCCAAACGCCGTCTACGCCGATGACGGCTACCCCAAGCGCCAACCTGCCGGCCCTGGATCTGCCCGTGCCGAGCCTGAGCAGCGGCATCGCCGTCAACAGCGCGCCGACGCCGAGTTTGACTGGTCTGGCGGCAGGCGCCTCGGCGCCCAGTGCGCCCGCCCCGAGCGATGCCGGTGGTCAGCCCGGCGGCCCGGAAAGTGAAGTGATGCCGCTCAACGATGTCAGCCCGGATTACCCGCGCTACGCCTTGCAGCGCGGCATTGAGGGGCATGTGAAACTGGCGTTCACCATCAATCGTGCTGGCGCGGTGGAAAACCTGCGCGTTATTGAAGCCAGCCCGCAGAACGTATTTGAACGCGAAGCGCGCCGCGCCGCCGTGCGCTGGCGTTTTGCACCGCGTACCGAGAGCGGCCTGGCAGTGGCCCGTGAAGCAGTGAAAACCCTGTACTTCCGCCTGGAAGGAGGTCGCTGA